In Campylobacter vulpis, a genomic segment contains:
- a CDS encoding hemerythrin family protein yields MNKKIDWTKEFSINNYTLDKQHELIFDITIRANELAKEVLEHYDDSLQEELKKTIIKLFDYIKIHFKDEENYMKEIDFPLLEEHKASHRFLVEKTKEILNYSKDPQNFAKELAILTKDWIAKHFCVDDKWIDTYKYKALHLNEVHFSLETYKTLHTLRNPALEQEECFKYLCACEDKIHQMPRSIHEELMTEKGFLKCETCGQILVYLEKEEEELKSLKDLEQEFEMIGKSNV; encoded by the coding sequence ATGAACAAAAAGATTGATTGGACTAAGGAATTTAGCATTAACAATTACACGCTTGATAAGCAACACGAGCTTATATTTGACATCACAATTCGTGCCAATGAACTTGCTAAAGAGGTTTTAGAGCATTATGATGACTCCTTGCAAGAGGAACTTAAAAAGACGATTATAAAGCTTTTTGACTATATTAAAATTCATTTTAAAGATGAAGAAAATTATATGAAAGAGATTGATTTTCCATTATTAGAGGAACATAAGGCTTCTCATAGATTTTTAGTGGAAAAAACGAAAGAAATTTTAAATTATTCTAAAGATCCTCAAAATTTCGCAAAAGAGCTTGCCATTTTGACAAAAGACTGGATTGCAAAGCATTTTTGCGTTGATGATAAGTGGATTGATACTTACAAATACAAAGCACTTCATCTTAATGAAGTGCATTTTAGCCTAGAAACCTACAAAACTTTACACACTTTAAGAAATCCTGCCTTAGAACAAGAAGAATGCTTTAAATATCTTTGTGCGTGTGAGGATAAAATTCACCAAATGCCAAGAAGCATACACGAAGAACTTATGACAGAAAAAGGCTTTTTAAAATGCGAAACTTGTGGGCAAATTTTGGTTTATTTAGAAAAAGAAGAGGAGGAGCTTAAAAGCCTTAAGGATTTAGAACAAGAATTTGAAATGATAGGAAAAAGCAATGTTTGA
- a CDS encoding HD domain-containing protein produces the protein MIDIKLIEHIFKAASISRWNDYPRMANLVELDKQAHKFIIAYFIAKMEKDVDMRVIIEGGIFEFLSRVAVTDIRPDVYHQIVRQKKDEVNHWVFSVLEPMIEKIENGEFLKRFENYIKGSDYPKERLILKAASYFATRWEFNIIYQTSSFLSDIEEIKNKVEEELEDYYELIGARKIALNQKIAKLVDLSGRLRFQKRWAQTPRIPETAVLGHMLVVAILGYFYSLSIKACDKRLENNFYCALFHDLPESLTRDIISPVKYGISGLHTIINDYEMQLINDKILPFVPEHLRAEFAYILGIREGRGEEEKWVKNEFENRTFKNGKTQLCSGSLSICNSDEFGAIDGKALKYCDKLAAFIEAGLSISYGVKSKELLSGFNEMFKFFSQNKSIDGVNFFTLCEELKEEFNII, from the coding sequence ATGATTGATATTAAATTAATAGAGCATATATTCAAAGCTGCTTCGATTAGCCGTTGGAATGACTATCCTAGAATGGCAAATTTAGTCGAGCTTGACAAACAAGCGCATAAATTTATTATTGCTTATTTTATCGCTAAAATGGAAAAAGATGTCGATATGAGAGTAATTATCGAGGGAGGAATTTTTGAGTTTTTAAGTCGCGTTGCGGTTACTGACATACGCCCTGATGTCTATCATCAAATCGTGCGTCAAAAAAAAGATGAGGTTAATCACTGGGTTTTTAGCGTATTAGAGCCTATGATAGAAAAGATTGAAAATGGCGAATTTCTTAAACGCTTTGAAAATTATATTAAAGGTAGTGATTATCCAAAAGAAAGATTGATTTTAAAGGCGGCATCTTATTTTGCCACGCGTTGGGAATTTAATATCATCTATCAAACTTCTTCTTTTTTAAGTGATATTGAAGAAATTAAAAATAAGGTTGAAGAGGAGTTGGAAGATTATTATGAGCTTATCGGTGCTAGGAAAATCGCCCTCAATCAAAAAATCGCAAAACTTGTAGATTTAAGTGGGCGTCTTCGCTTTCAAAAGCGGTGGGCACAAACACCTCGCATACCAGAAACTGCAGTGCTAGGACATATGCTTGTTGTGGCGATTTTGGGCTATTTTTACTCTCTTAGCATTAAAGCCTGTGATAAAAGGCTAGAAAATAATTTTTATTGTGCCTTGTTTCACGACCTACCAGAAAGCTTAACGCGTGATATTATAAGCCCTGTAAAATACGGTATAAGCGGACTTCACACTATTATAAATGATTATGAAATGCAACTCATTAATGATAAAATTCTACCCTTTGTCCCCGAACACTTAAGGGCTGAATTTGCCTATATTTTAGGCATTAGAGAGGGTAGGGGTGAAGAGGAAAAATGGGTGAAAAATGAATTTGAAAATCGCACCTTTAAAAATGGTAAAACCCAGCTTTGTAGTGGAAGTTTAAGCATTTGTAATAGTGATGAATTTGGGGCAATCGATGGCAAGGCACTTAAATATTGCGATAAATTAGCCGCTTTCATTGAGGCTGGACTTTCTATAAGTTACGGGGTGAAATCTAAAGAGCTTTTAAGTGGTTTTAATGAAATGTTTAAATTTTTCTCTCAAAATAAAAGCATAGATGGAGTGAATTTTTTCACTCTTTGCGAAGAATTAAAAGAGGAATTTAATATCATTTAA
- the trxB gene encoding thioredoxin-disulfide reductase, whose amino-acid sequence MLDLAIIGGGPAGLSAGLYATRGGLKNVVMFEKGMPGGQITSSSEIENYPGVAQVMDGISFMTPWSEQCMRFGLKHEMVGVEQVSKNADGTFTIKLEGGKSEMAKAVIVCTGSAPKKAGFKGEEEFFGRGVSTCATCDGFFYKNKEVAVLGGGDTALEEALYLANICSKIYLIHRRDTFRAAPSTVEKVKKNEKIELITNASVDEVYGDASGVLGVKLKLQNGERDLKVPGIFTFVGLNVRNEILKQDDGSFLCEMEAGGQVSVNLKMQTNIAGLFAAGDLRKDAPKQVICAAGDGAVAALSALSYIENLH is encoded by the coding sequence ATGTTAGATTTGGCAATTATAGGTGGTGGTCCCGCAGGACTTAGTGCGGGACTTTATGCGACAAGAGGCGGTCTTAAAAATGTTGTAATGTTTGAAAAGGGTATGCCAGGAGGGCAAATCACTTCAAGCTCTGAAATTGAAAATTACCCCGGAGTTGCACAGGTAATGGACGGAATTTCTTTTATGACACCTTGGAGTGAGCAATGTATGCGTTTTGGCTTAAAGCACGAAATGGTCGGCGTTGAGCAAGTGAGTAAAAATGCAGACGGCACTTTTACAATCAAGCTTGAGGGGGGTAAGAGTGAAATGGCAAAAGCGGTGATTGTTTGCACAGGTTCAGCACCTAAGAAAGCTGGTTTTAAGGGTGAAGAGGAATTTTTTGGGCGTGGGGTTAGCACTTGTGCAACTTGCGATGGCTTTTTTTATAAAAATAAAGAAGTCGCCGTTTTAGGTGGGGGTGATACAGCACTTGAAGAGGCTTTATACCTTGCAAATATTTGTTCTAAAATTTACCTCATTCATCGCCGTGATACATTTAGAGCCGCTCCTAGCACGGTAGAAAAGGTTAAGAAAAATGAGAAAATCGAACTCATCACAAATGCAAGTGTTGATGAGGTTTATGGCGATGCAAGTGGGGTTTTGGGCGTAAAACTTAAACTTCAAAATGGCGAGAGAGATTTAAAGGTGCCGGGAATTTTTACCTTTGTAGGACTTAATGTAAGAAATGAGATTTTAAAGCAAGATGACGGCTCATTTTTGTGTGAAATGGAAGCAGGGGGGCAAGTAAGCGTTAATCTTAAAATGCAAACAAATATTGCAGGACTTTTTGCCGCAGGGGATTTAAGAAAGGACGCTCCTAAACAAGTCATTTGTGCGGCTGGAGACGGAGCTGTGGCAGCACTTTCAGCTTTATCTTATATCGAAAATTTGCATTAA
- a CDS encoding flagellar assembly protein A — MFENKILQVANPFETLKFEQENYDFKLDFRILDFNTFCIKRNPERSKSYTQNELEVFYSNDFFVKNYDEFYQKFKIEIFTKAEENPFKFSLKTNANLTLLKACLDYEKFDPTLDLKENLRQALYKILIKNQFLLLRLDKELEAHLDQCVSLLKENKAKGFEFVVAQGVDKIEHQKAQLIFYRNVGETASEDRGYDERDYTQPVEKDELLFEFIHKKIGKEGRNLKGELLTLEPLKKIANSIILKDESIYATNLPDKTQYFSAKYGFLTKDIEGFSVSNSLKVSRVDLKNTGSIKTDLDKEINVEVSNKNFNDDAVKSGIVSIKVANVNIEGHVGATELKATKIQISGATHAKSKIYVQSAFIANHKGFFEGDVVFIKNLERGKIKAKNVYVKHCIASKIEADNIFIEDLFTDSKLYPKKNLIILKNMKSNNRIKVSPETLINNEYKDEMEELRALLHKLDTKLTNLIKQKQNLYLYLVQNQTKIIKIKKSKDPQEIEIKLMAIYDDILKKYERSTLEYQQLVKLKHEIKRKLKSLSNMVFEAKIYIQSQPKEVDNILEFVSNSKSFYLELNQTGLYNFCEDKIKRQIEYDENEIEMLKAPFLEFLEEENS, encoded by the coding sequence ATGTTTGAAAATAAAATTTTGCAAGTAGCAAACCCCTTTGAAACTTTAAAATTTGAACAAGAAAATTATGATTTTAAGTTGGATTTTCGCATTTTAGACTTTAACACTTTTTGTATCAAAAGAAACCCTGAAAGAAGTAAAAGTTATACGCAAAATGAGCTTGAAGTGTTTTATTCTAATGATTTTTTTGTAAAAAATTATGATGAATTTTATCAAAAATTTAAAATAGAAATTTTTACTAAAGCAGAAGAAAATCCTTTCAAATTTTCCTTAAAGACTAATGCAAATTTAACCCTTTTAAAAGCGTGTTTGGACTATGAGAAATTTGACCCGACTTTAGATTTAAAAGAGAATTTAAGACAGGCTTTGTATAAAATTTTGATTAAAAATCAATTTCTTCTTCTTCGCTTGGATAAAGAATTGGAAGCACATTTAGACCAGTGCGTTTCTTTGCTGAAAGAAAACAAGGCTAAGGGTTTTGAATTTGTAGTGGCACAAGGTGTTGATAAAATCGAACATCAAAAAGCACAACTCATCTTTTATCGTAATGTAGGAGAAACCGCAAGCGAAGATAGAGGCTATGATGAAAGAGATTATACTCAGCCCGTGGAGAAAGATGAGCTTTTATTTGAATTTATTCATAAAAAGATAGGAAAAGAGGGAAGAAATTTAAAAGGAGAACTTCTTACACTCGAGCCTTTGAAGAAGATAGCAAATAGCATTATTTTAAAAGATGAGAGCATTTATGCTACAAATTTGCCAGATAAAACGCAGTATTTTAGTGCAAAGTATGGTTTTTTGACTAAGGACATTGAGGGCTTTAGTGTGAGTAATTCTTTAAAGGTTTCAAGAGTGGATTTAAAAAATACAGGATCAATTAAAACAGATTTAGATAAGGAGATTAATGTAGAAGTTTCAAATAAAAATTTCAATGATGATGCGGTAAAATCGGGCATAGTTAGTATAAAAGTCGCTAATGTTAATATCGAGGGACATGTGGGAGCAACAGAACTAAAAGCCACTAAAATTCAAATTTCAGGTGCGACACACGCAAAGTCAAAAATTTACGTACAAAGTGCCTTTATAGCTAATCACAAGGGTTTTTTTGAGGGCGATGTTGTTTTTATTAAAAATTTAGAGCGTGGTAAAATCAAGGCAAAAAATGTCTATGTAAAACACTGCATCGCATCTAAAATAGAAGCGGATAATATTTTTATTGAAGATTTATTTACAGATAGTAAGCTCTATCCTAAGAAAAATTTAATTATTCTTAAAAATATGAAGTCAAATAACCGCATTAAGGTTTCTCCAGAAACCTTAATCAATAATGAATATAAGGACGAAATGGAAGAACTTAGAGCCTTACTTCATAAACTTGATACTAAATTGACAAATTTAATAAAACAAAAACAAAATTTATATCTTTATCTCGTGCAAAATCAAACTAAGATTATTAAAATCAAAAAATCAAAAGACCCCCAAGAAATCGAAATAAAACTTATGGCGATTTATGATGATATTTTAAAGAAATATGAAAGAAGCACCTTAGAATATCAACAGCTCGTAAAATTAAAACACGAGATTAAAAGAAAGCTTAAAAGTCTTTCAAATATGGTCTTTGAAGCAAAAATTTATATCCAAAGTCAGCCAAAAGAAGTGGATAATATCTTAGAATTTGTTTCAAATTCAAAAAGTTTTTATTTAGAGCTTAACCAAACAGGGCTTTATAATTTTTGCGAAGATAAAATCAAGCGTCAAATAGAATATGATGAAAATGAAATAGAAATGCTTAAAGCACCTTTTTTGGAATTTTTAGAAGAAGAAAATTCATAA
- the nspC gene encoding carboxynorspermidine decarboxylase yields MFYETIQTPAYILEEDKLRRNCELLAKVSEESGAKVLLALKGFAFSGAMKIVGEYLHGCTCSGLWEAKFAKEFMDKEIHTFSPAFKDEEFDEVAELSHHIVFNSLHQFHHFKEKAKAKSLGLRCNPEYSLAPKELYNPCGRYSRLGILSKNLENADLSEVSGLHFHALCEESAEALEAVLKAFEAKFGKWLTQMKWVNFGGGHHITKKGYDVEKLIALCKKFSDKFGVQVYLEPGEAVGWQTGVLVASVIDIVENEKHIAILDTSSEAHMPDTIIMPYTSEVLNARILSTREGEQISSLKEDEMAYLLAGNTCLAGDVMGEYAFKSPLKRGDKIVFLDQIHYSIVKNTTFNGVILPNLMLYTKEKKLEMIRKFSYEDYAKRN; encoded by the coding sequence ATGTTTTATGAAACAATTCAAACACCAGCTTACATTTTAGAAGAAGATAAATTAAGAAGAAATTGCGAACTTTTAGCTAAAGTGAGTGAGGAAAGTGGAGCAAAGGTGCTTTTAGCCTTAAAGGGCTTTGCCTTTTCTGGAGCGATGAAAATCGTAGGGGAATACCTGCACGGCTGCACTTGTAGCGGACTTTGGGAAGCGAAATTTGCTAAAGAATTTATGGATAAAGAAATTCATACTTTTTCGCCCGCTTTTAAAGATGAGGAATTTGATGAAGTTGCAGAGCTTTCTCATCATATCGTTTTTAATTCTTTACATCAATTTCATCATTTTAAAGAAAAGGCTAAGGCTAAATCTTTAGGGCTGCGTTGTAATCCCGAGTATTCCTTAGCGCCAAAAGAGCTTTATAATCCTTGTGGGCGATATTCTAGACTTGGAATTTTAAGCAAAAATTTAGAAAATGCAGATTTAAGTGAGGTAAGTGGGCTACATTTTCACGCCTTATGTGAGGAAAGTGCGGAGGCTTTAGAGGCAGTTTTAAAAGCTTTTGAGGCTAAATTTGGTAAGTGGCTTACACAGATGAAATGGGTGAATTTTGGTGGAGGACATCACATCACAAAAAAGGGCTATGATGTGGAGAAACTCATCGCTCTTTGTAAGAAATTTAGCGATAAATTTGGGGTGCAAGTGTATTTAGAGCCGGGTGAGGCTGTGGGCTGGCAAACAGGCGTTTTGGTCGCTTCTGTTATCGACATAGTTGAAAATGAAAAGCACATAGCTATTTTAGACACTTCAAGCGAGGCACATATGCCTGATACTATCATCATGCCTTATACGAGCGAGGTTTTAAATGCTAGGATTTTAAGCACGAGGGAAGGAGAGCAAATTTCAAGTTTAAAAGAAGATGAAATGGCATATTTGTTAGCGGGAAATACTTGTTTAGCAGGTGATGTAATGGGGGAATATGCCTTTAAAAGTCCGCTTAAAAGGGGCGATAAAATCGTCTTTTTGGATCAAATTCATTATTCTATCGTCAAAAACACGACTTTTAATGGCGTTATTTTGCCAAATTTAATGCTTTATACCAAGGAAAAAAAGCTTGAGATGATTAGAAAATTTTCTTATGAAGATTATGCAAAAAGAAATTGA
- a CDS encoding molybdopterin synthase catalytic subunit gives MFEIHKGALKISLIYAKWYESLKDKNCGAFLSFCGIVREEESDEKKGIVEALSFEIYEPLLKAWFKGWEENYKNEGVKFFFAHSLGEVKIHQSSYLAGVLSKNRKLGLKLLNDFVEDFKKSAPIWKYDVIKGEKIYAKKRSYKLKGAGILA, from the coding sequence ATGTTTGAAATTCACAAAGGTGCTTTAAAGATAAGCCTCATTTATGCAAAATGGTATGAAAGCCTTAAGGACAAAAATTGCGGGGCATTTTTGAGCTTTTGCGGCATAGTGAGAGAAGAGGAAAGTGATGAAAAAAAAGGCATTGTAGAGGCTCTTAGCTTTGAAATTTATGAGCCGCTTTTAAAGGCATGGTTTAAAGGCTGGGAAGAAAATTACAAAAATGAGGGAGTGAAGTTTTTTTTCGCGCATTCTTTAGGAGAGGTAAAAATTCATCAAAGCTCTTATTTAGCAGGGGTTTTGAGTAAAAATAGAAAGCTTGGCTTAAAGCTTTTAAATGATTTTGTGGAAGATTTTAAAAAAAGTGCGCCCATTTGGAAATATGATGTGATAAAGGGTGAAAAAATTTACGCGAAAAAACGCTCTTATAAACTTAAGGGCGCTGGAATTTTAGCTTAA
- a CDS encoding molybdopterin molybdotransferase MoeA, with the protein MLMSYETSLELLKAHIKPYEKVEKIALTQCLGRILAQNIKAPQNQPEFPISAMDGYALKFDEQDKPLRVLGTTPAGKMPEFKVESGTCVKTFTGSLMSEGSDTLVPVENVELKEGQIYIKEAVKKSFAVRKVGESYQKGELLLAKGTKLDYSEIALLAELGFFHISVFVRPVVGVLSSGSEIKDLGEILENPAQIRSSNHIALANLAQKLGCEARVFPLLKDEEKLTQSTLENALKTCDILITTGGVSMGDFDFLKKAVREYEVIIDKVDIKPGRHIKIAQFEEKFILALPGFPYSAMVMFNLYARELLNAWLLQPKDYVCKAFLQGVYKRKSPHLEFVACNVEFQNGRIVANLKGKKEGSSAIINNLNHKATLMIVPKESEILENESLVEVIFMP; encoded by the coding sequence ATGTTAATGTCTTATGAAACAAGTTTAGAGCTTTTAAAAGCACATATTAAGCCCTATGAAAAGGTGGAGAAAATCGCCCTAACGCAGTGTCTAGGACGCATTTTAGCTCAAAATATAAAAGCACCTCAAAACCAGCCAGAATTCCCCATTTCTGCTATGGACGGCTATGCACTCAAATTTGACGAGCAAGATAAGCCTTTGAGAGTTTTAGGCACAACTCCAGCAGGAAAAATGCCTGAATTTAAGGTCGAAAGTGGCACTTGCGTGAAAACTTTCACAGGTTCATTAATGAGTGAGGGTAGTGATACTTTGGTGCCTGTGGAAAATGTCGAGCTTAAAGAGGGGCAAATTTACATTAAAGAGGCGGTTAAAAAAAGTTTTGCGGTGAGAAAAGTGGGGGAAAGTTACCAAAAGGGTGAGCTTTTACTAGCAAAAGGAACAAAGCTTGATTATAGTGAAATCGCCCTTTTAGCTGAACTTGGCTTTTTTCACATTAGCGTTTTTGTGCGTCCTGTGGTGGGGGTTTTAAGTAGTGGAAGTGAGATTAAAGATTTAGGCGAGATTTTGGAAAATCCTGCACAAATTCGCTCGTCAAATCACATCGCCTTAGCAAATTTAGCACAAAAATTAGGCTGTGAGGCTAGAGTCTTCCCCCTTTTAAAAGATGAAGAAAAGCTTACACAAAGCACCTTAGAAAATGCCCTTAAAACTTGCGATATTTTAATCACAACAGGGGGCGTTTCTATGGGAGATTTTGATTTTTTAAAAAAAGCAGTTAGAGAGTATGAAGTCATCATTGATAAGGTTGATATAAAGCCCGGTCGCCATATCAAAATCGCACAATTTGAAGAGAAATTTATCCTTGCCTTACCGGGCTTTCCATACTCTGCTATGGTGATGTTTAATTTATATGCAAGAGAGCTTTTAAACGCTTGGTTACTTCAGCCTAAAGATTATGTCTGTAAAGCCTTTTTACAGGGCGTTTATAAGAGAAAGTCGCCCCATTTGGAATTTGTCGCTTGTAATGTGGAATTTCAAAATGGACGCATAGTGGCTAATCTAAAGGGTAAAAAAGAGGGTTCTAGTGCAATTATCAATAATCTTAACCACAAAGCCACCTTGATGATAGTGCCAAAAGAAAGTGAAATTTTAGAAAATGAAAGCTTGGTTGAAGTGATTTTTATGCCTTAA
- the recO gene encoding recombination protein RecO has protein sequence MQGFILHTQRVRDEDLIVYILSSKALLKTYRFYGLRHSSILNGYKIDFALEENSTFLPRLKDVLHLGFSWILDREKMLFWQEFIRLLYGHLKEVNELDSFYFDLLDECAKRFSKQNPKRVILDAYVRILEFEGRLHKDFICFACDEKIKGNITLLRAFLPSHDFCAFSYEFSHQKLEIFYEKKNCSIFDDEEISKIYKLIKQGL, from the coding sequence TTGCAAGGCTTCATTTTACATACACAAAGGGTTAGAGACGAGGATTTGATCGTCTATATTTTAAGCTCTAAGGCACTTTTAAAGACTTATAGATTTTATGGATTAAGACACTCAAGCATACTAAATGGCTATAAAATCGACTTTGCTCTAGAAGAAAACTCCACCTTTCTTCCGCGTCTTAAAGATGTGCTTCATTTAGGTTTTTCGTGGATTTTAGATAGGGAAAAAATGCTTTTTTGGCAGGAATTTATCCGCCTTTTATATGGGCATTTAAAGGAGGTAAATGAGCTTGATAGCTTTTATTTTGACCTACTTGATGAGTGTGCTAAACGCTTTTCAAAGCAAAATCCAAAAAGAGTTATCCTTGATGCCTATGTGAGAATTTTAGAATTTGAGGGGAGGCTGCATAAAGACTTCATTTGCTTTGCGTGTGATGAAAAAATTAAAGGCAATATCACGCTTTTAAGAGCCTTTTTACCTTCGCACGATTTTTGTGCTTTTTCTTATGAATTTTCACACCAAAAACTTGAAATTTTTTATGAGAAGAAAAATTGCTCCATTTTTGATGATGAAGAAATTTCTAAAATTTATAAACTAATTAAACAGGGTTTATGA
- a CDS encoding MoaD/ThiS family protein: protein MVTIEFLGPINKANLELEISSLKELKEILKQDESLKEWLELCAVCLNGVMVFDENVSLKAGDKIALLPPVCGG, encoded by the coding sequence ATGGTAACGATTGAATTTTTAGGACCTATCAATAAAGCAAATTTAGAGCTTGAAATCTCCTCTTTAAAAGAGCTTAAGGAAATTTTAAAACAAGATGAGAGCCTAAAAGAGTGGCTTGAGCTTTGTGCGGTTTGTTTAAATGGCGTTATGGTTTTTGATGAAAATGTCAGTTTAAAAGCAGGGGATAAAATCGCCCTTTTACCACCTGTTTGTGGAGGCTAG
- the cueO gene encoding multicopper oxidase CueO, which produces MNRRNFLKFNALSLASLGIAYANPMQSHHMHHSVNHTNLNTSFINFAPKNLKLLDPNIFPQGEMLKALPLLQNESKKRNFFRAKIDIEESEMELIKGKKTKFYTYNGSIPAPKIEVFEEDVVEIIVKNKLKEPTTIHWHGVLVPPEQDGNPHDPILAGEERLYRFTIPKDSAGTYWYHPHPHFISSKQVSMGLAGAFVVRAKKDALSHLKEKDLMISDLRLDENAQISNNHLVDWLNGREGEFVLINGQFKPKITLSTKERIRIYNATAARYLNLRIQGAKFILVGTDGGLIEKPLFKDELFLGPASRAEFLISVPEGGEFKLESLYYDRDKMMVKEEPSTLFLADISIKKENIELPKALKQFKPLEEPKEFKEVIMSEDHTQMHGLMKKGEEDLKKALASMFLLNNKIYDLKRIDLRSKVGVVEDWIIINKSHMDHPFHIHGTQFELISSKLNGKIKKAEFRALRDTINVRPNEELRLRMKQDFKGLRMYHCHILEHEDLGMMGNLEVEDNGND; this is translated from the coding sequence ATGAATAGAAGAAATTTTTTAAAATTTAACGCACTAAGCCTGGCAAGTTTAGGCATAGCCTACGCTAATCCTATGCAAAGCCACCACATGCATCATAGCGTTAATCATACGAATTTAAATACTTCTTTTATCAATTTTGCTCCCAAAAATTTAAAGCTTTTAGATCCTAATATTTTTCCGCAAGGAGAAATGCTAAAAGCCTTACCTCTACTTCAAAATGAAAGCAAAAAGAGAAATTTTTTCCGTGCAAAAATTGACATTGAAGAAAGCGAAATGGAACTCATTAAAGGTAAAAAAACTAAATTTTATACTTACAATGGCTCAATTCCAGCTCCAAAAATAGAAGTTTTTGAAGAAGATGTCGTTGAAATCATCGTTAAAAATAAACTCAAAGAGCCTACAACCATACATTGGCACGGAGTTTTAGTTCCACCTGAGCAAGATGGAAATCCTCACGATCCCATTTTAGCTGGAGAAGAAAGACTATATCGTTTTACAATCCCTAAAGACAGTGCAGGGACTTACTGGTATCATCCGCATCCGCATTTTATTAGCTCTAAGCAAGTTTCTATGGGTTTGGCTGGGGCTTTTGTAGTGAGGGCTAAAAAAGATGCTTTAAGTCATCTTAAAGAAAAAGATTTGATGATAAGCGATTTACGACTTGATGAAAACGCTCAAATTTCAAATAATCACCTTGTTGATTGGCTTAATGGCAGGGAGGGGGAATTTGTGCTTATTAATGGGCAGTTTAAGCCTAAAATTACCCTTAGCACAAAGGAACGCATCCGCATTTACAACGCCACCGCGGCAAGGTATTTAAATTTACGCATACAAGGGGCTAAATTTATCCTTGTCGGCACTGATGGGGGCTTGATAGAAAAACCACTTTTTAAAGATGAGCTTTTTTTAGGCCCCGCTTCAAGGGCGGAATTTTTAATCTCTGTGCCAGAGGGTGGCGAATTTAAGCTAGAAAGTCTTTATTATGATAGGGATAAAATGATGGTAAAAGAAGAGCCTAGCACACTTTTTCTAGCTGATATTAGTATAAAAAAAGAAAATATAGAACTTCCAAAAGCTTTAAAACAATTCAAGCCTTTAGAAGAGCCTAAGGAATTTAAAGAAGTGATTATGAGTGAAGATCATACGCAAATGCACGGCTTGATGAAAAAAGGCGAAGAGGACTTAAAAAAGGCTTTAGCTTCGATGTTTTTACTCAATAATAAAATTTATGATTTAAAACGCATTGATTTAAGATCTAAGGTGGGGGTTGTTGAAGATTGGATTATTATTAACAAATCTCATATGGATCATCCTTTTCACATACACGGGACGCAGTTTGAACTCATTTCATCAAAATTAAATGGCAAGATTAAAAAAGCCGAATTTAGAGCCTTAAGAGATACGATTAATGTCCGTCCCAATGAAGAATTAAGGCTTAGAATGAAACAAGATTTTAAGGGGCTTAGAATGTATCATTGTCATATTTTAGAACACGAGGATTTAGGTATGATGGGAAATTTGGAGGTTGAAGATAATGGTAACGATTGA